A section of the Primulina eburnea isolate SZY01 chromosome 1, ASM2296580v1, whole genome shotgun sequence genome encodes:
- the LOC140821360 gene encoding uncharacterized protein C12B10.15c codes for MDSRDERSTIDLRRDGKIVMDLTGKMHQLPCCIKYNGATSVSHYFKPKPSGEMEVDGLRVEEAYFRGRKLHGTTISLPQGYSGSILGKKSSDKNANSSSSNCWKTCATFENLTIWNHDAVPSKEDAFLRALHWFPIAQALHQPVTLEDVESTCTN; via the exons ATGGACAGCAGGGATGAGAGGTCCACTATTGATCTGAGACGGGATGGGAAGATTGTGATGGACCTGACGGGGAAGATGCATCAGCTGCCCTGCTGCATCAAGTACAATGGCGCCACATCTGTTTCTCACTACTTCAAGCCCAAACCCTCTGGAG AAATGGAGGTGGATGGTCTAAGAGTGGAAGAGGCCTATTTTAGAGGAAGGAAATTGCATGGCACCACCATTTCCCTTCCCCAGGGCTATTCTG GGTCTATCTTGGGGAAGAAGAGTTCTGATAAAAATGCAAACAGTTCAAGTTCAAACTGCTGGAAGACATGTGCTACGTTTGAAAATTTAACAATCTGGAATCATGATGCCGTTCCCTCAAAAGAAGACGCTTTTTTGCGTGCCCTTCACTGGTTTCCCATTGCACAAGCG CTGCATCAACCAGTCACTCTCGAAGATGTTGAATCCACATGCACCAATTAG